The Pseudomonas sp. FP2309 genomic sequence CGAGAACGTCACGGCGACCATCGCACGGGCGCCGCCGGAGATTTCATCGCGGATGTGCTCGGGGTTGATCGGTGCCAGGCCACGGTCGGCGCGCATGGCCTGGCAGATGGCGATAAAGTCCGGCGCGGTGTCCAGCAGGGTACCGTCCATGTCGAAGAGAACCGCTCGCAACTTCACAGGCTTACTCCTCGCGCAGGGTCTGGATCATGTAGTTCACGTCAACGTCGCTGGCCAGCTTGTAGTGCTTGGTCAGCGGGTTGTAGGTCAGGCCGATGATGTCCTTGACGGTCAAACCGGCCTGGCGGCTCCACGCACCCAACTCGGACGGGCGGATGAATTTTTTGAAGTCGTGGGTGCCGCGCGGCAGCAGCTTCATGATGTATTCGGCGCCGATGATCGCGAACAGGTAGGCCTTGGGGTTCCTGTTGATGGTGGAGAAAAACACCTGGCCGCCGGGCTTGACCATACGGAAACAGGCGCGGATCACTGAGGACGGGTCCGGCACGTGTTCGAGCATCTCAAGGCAGGTGACCACGTCGAACTGCTCGGGCATTTCCTCGGCCAATGCTTCGGCGGTGATCTGGCGGTATTCCACGCTCACGCCGGACTCCAACTGGTGCAGTTGGGCCACGGCCAGCGGCGCTTCGCCCATGTCGATGCCCATCACCGTGGCGCCGCGCAGGGCCATGGCCTCGCTGAGAATGCCGCCGCCGCAGCCCACATCCAGCACTTTCTTGCCGGCCAGGTTGACGCGTTCGTCAATCCAGTTGACCCGCAGCGGGTTGATGTCGTGCAGAGGTTTGAACTCGCTTTCACGGTCCCACCAGCGGTGAGCCAGGGCTTCGAATTTAGCGATTTCGGCGTGGTCGACGTTGCTCATGATGGATCCTCTAAATCTGACAAAACGGTTGGCCAGTGTTGAAGCGTAGTTTCAACACCGACGTTATTCGGTGTGCCCGCTGATGCGTTGACCCCAGGCGATGGCCGTGGCGGTCAACTGTCGTTCATCCATGCGGGTCAGTTTGCGGTCGTCGAGCAACTGCTTGCCGGCGACCCAAAGGTGTTTCACGCAATCGCGCCCGGTGGCATATATAAGTTGTGAGACCGGATCATAGATCGGTTGTTGCGCCAGCCCCGACAGGTCGAACGCGACGATATCCGCCGCCTTGCCCACCTCCAGCGAGCCGACCTCGCTTTCCAGTCCCATGGCCCGCGCACCATTGAGCGTAGCCATGCGCAGGGCACGGTGGGCGTCCAGGGCCGTGGCCGAGCCGGCGACGGCCTTGGCCAGCATCGCGGCGGTACGGGTTTCGCCCAACAGGTCCAGGTCATTGTTGCTGGCGGCGCCATCGGTGCCGATCGCCACATTGACGCCAGCCTGCCACAGCCGCTCTACCGGGCAGAAGCCGCTGGCCAGTTTAAGGTTCGATTCCGGGCAATGGATGACGCTGGTGTTGCTTTCTACCAGCAAAGCCAGGTCGTCCTCGCTGATTTGGGTCATATGAACGGCCTGCAAGCGCGGGCCCAGCAGCCCGAGGCGACCGAGGCGCGCCAGCGGGCGCTCGCCGGTTTTTTCGACGGCCTGCTGCACCTCGAAGGCGGTTTCGTGCACGTGCATGTGGATCGCGGCGTCCAGTTCCTCGGCGATCACCCGGATTTTTTCCAGGTTGTCATCGCACACGGTGTACGGCGCGTGGGGACCGAAGGCGATCTTGATGCGCGGGTGGTGCTTGAGGTCGCCGAACAGCTCGATGCCCTGGCGAATGGCCTCGTCGACATTGCTGGCGCCGGGGATCGGGAAGTCGAGGATTGGAATCGCGATCTGCGCGCGCATGCCGCTGTTGTGCACGCAGTCGCTGGCGACCTTGGGGTAGAAGTACATGTCGGAGAAGCAGGTGATACCGCCCTTGAGTTGCTCGGCGATGGCCAGGTCGGTGCCGTCGCGTACGAA encodes the following:
- the ubiG gene encoding bifunctional 2-polyprenyl-6-hydroxyphenol methylase/3-demethylubiquinol 3-O-methyltransferase UbiG; its protein translation is MSNVDHAEIAKFEALAHRWWDRESEFKPLHDINPLRVNWIDERVNLAGKKVLDVGCGGGILSEAMALRGATVMGIDMGEAPLAVAQLHQLESGVSVEYRQITAEALAEEMPEQFDVVTCLEMLEHVPDPSSVIRACFRMVKPGGQVFFSTINRNPKAYLFAIIGAEYIMKLLPRGTHDFKKFIRPSELGAWSRQAGLTVKDIIGLTYNPLTKHYKLASDVDVNYMIQTLREE
- a CDS encoding TRZ/ATZ family hydrolase; amino-acid sequence: MTATAAPLDLLLLPTWLVPVEPAGVVLKEHALGIRDGRIAFIGPRAAALKLAAGEVRELPGMLLSPGLINAHGHAAMSLFRGLADDLPLMTWLEKHIWPAEAKWVDEAFVRDGTDLAIAEQLKGGITCFSDMYFYPKVASDCVHNSGMRAQIAIPILDFPIPGASNVDEAIRQGIELFGDLKHHPRIKIAFGPHAPYTVCDDNLEKIRVIAEELDAAIHMHVHETAFEVQQAVEKTGERPLARLGRLGLLGPRLQAVHMTQISEDDLALLVESNTSVIHCPESNLKLASGFCPVERLWQAGVNVAIGTDGAASNNDLDLLGETRTAAMLAKAVAGSATALDAHRALRMATLNGARAMGLESEVGSLEVGKAADIVAFDLSGLAQQPIYDPVSQLIYATGRDCVKHLWVAGKQLLDDRKLTRMDERQLTATAIAWGQRISGHTE